In one window of Gossypium hirsutum isolate 1008001.06 chromosome A01, Gossypium_hirsutum_v2.1, whole genome shotgun sequence DNA:
- the LOC107902626 gene encoding zinc finger protein ZAT5, with translation MDMMMMMMEGQDDDGVCCKDDDHQLQIIKGKRTKRPRAPPSSPPLTSVVASTTTTTTSSGGGGGAVGVSPTITTSFDLAESSTEEEEEREQDMANCLLLLSQGQTRKVKPPSPPPSEPSTAAAVETDVHQCKTCNRCFPSFQALGGHRASHKKFKVVNDQDINNNHNKEDHRHYDQFNEMATTLSLHITSKKPRVHECSICGAGFSSGQALGGHMRRHRTLTNAPTTKTPATATTTLDTVVRTSEQRKKPRTVLQLDLNLPAPEDDLHKEPNNKVLSFASKGKLLVFSASSLVDCHY, from the coding sequence ATggatatgatgatgatgatgatggaggGTCAAGATGATGATGGTGTTTGTTGCAAAGATGATGATCATCAGTTGCAGATAATCAAAGGTAAACGCACCAAACGTCCAAGAGCACCGCCTTCGTCTCCTCCTCTCACTTCGGTGGTGGCTtcaaccaccaccaccaccacttcTAGTGGAGGTGGTGGCGGAGCTGTTGGTGTTTCTCCGACAATTACAACATCTTTTGATTTAGCAGAAAGCAGtacagaagaagaagaagaacgaGAACAAGATATGGCGAATTGTTTACTTCTTTTATCTCAAGGTCAAACAAGGAAAGTGAAACCACCATCACCACCACCATCGGAACCGTCCACGGCGGCGGCGGTGGAGACGGATGTTCATCAGTGCAAGACATGTAACCGGTGTTTCCCTTCATTCCAAGCACTCGGTGGGCATCGAGCGAGCCACAAAAAATTCAAGGTAGTTAACGATCAAGATATTAATAACAATCACAACAAAGAAGATCATCGTCATTATGATCAATTCAACGAAATGGCTACGACACTTTCGCTTCATATTACAAGTAAAAAACCGAGGGTTCATGAATGTTCGATATGTGGTGCCGGGTTCTCGTCCGGACAAGCTCTAGGAGGTCATATGAGAAGGCATAGGACATTAACTAATGCTCCAACCACGAAGACACCGGCAACGGCAACAACAACGTTAGACACCGTCGTCCGGACAAGCGAACAGCGGAAGAAACCAAGGACTGTTCTGCAATTGGATCTTAACCTTCCAGCCCCAGAAGATGATCTTCACAAGGAACCTAATAATAAAGTACTATCATTTGCTTCCAAGGGAAAACTACTGGTTTTTTCAGCATCTTCTTTAGTTGATTGTCATTATTAA
- the LOC121230403 gene encoding poly [ADP-ribose] polymerase tankyrase, whose translation MAVPGRRNGLLEDDEDDENPLFEENGLDMDLEADIPPHLRDLAAAAQLGDLNALRLALDNINGSIDEPVEDGDTALHLTCLYGYLPCVQLLLERGANLEPKDEDGAIPLHDACAGGFIEIVQLLLDRASNSGCLKRMLDSVDAEGDTPLHHAARGEHAEVIQLLLANGASPTKTNTYGKIPQELAEPETEAWRVFEAAASAHTTQ comes from the exons atggCGGTTCCAGGCAGACGCAATGGATTGCTCGAAGATGACGAAGACGATGAAAACCCTCTTTTTGAAGAAAACGGTCTCGACATGGACCTTGAAGCTGATATCCCTCCTCACCTCCGCGACCTCGCCGCCGCCGCCCAGCTCGGCGACCTCAACGCTCTTCGCCTCGCCCTAG acaacattaatggcagcATTGATGAACCTGTAGAAGATGGTGACACAGCTCTCCATCTTACCTGCCTTTATGGTTATCTGCCTTGTGTTCAG CTACTTTTGGAAAGGGGGGCTAATTTGGAGCCCAAGGATGAAGATGGGGCTATTCCTCTGCATGATGCTTGTGCCGGGG GGTTTATTGAGATAGTACAGCTTCTACTCGACAGAGCCAGCAACAGTGGATGTCTTAAAAGGATGCTAGATTCAGTTGACGCCGAAGGTGATACT CCTCTTCATCATGCAGCACGAGGTGAACATGCGGAAGTGATACAATTGTTACTAGCAAACGGAGCTTCTCCTACAAAGACTAACACATACGGAAAG ATCCCACAGGAGCTAGCTGAACCCGAAACGGAGGCTTGGAGAGTTTTTGAAGCAGCTGCTAGTGCTCACACCACCCAGTAA